From a region of the Lactococcus garvieae genome:
- a CDS encoding IS6-like element ISTeha2 family transposase, producing the protein MNHFKGKQFQKDVIIISVGYYLRYNLSYRDVQEMLYDRGINVSHTTIYRWVQEYGKLIYQIWKKKNRQSFYSWKMDETYIKIKGKWHYLYRAIDSEGMTLDIWLRRKRNTQSAYAFFKRLYKQFGEPKVIVTDKAPSIASAFRKLQKQGLYSETEHRTVKYLNNLIEQDHRPVKRRNKLYQSLRTASTTIKGIEALRGIYKKNRRNGTLFGFSASTEIKVLMGIPA; encoded by the coding sequence ATGAATCATTTTAAGGGCAAACAATTCCAAAAAGACGTGATTATTATCTCTGTTGGGTATTATCTTCGCTATAATTTGAGTTATCGTGATGTTCAAGAGATGTTATATGATCGTGGCATTAACGTTTCTCACACAACAATTTACCGTTGGGTTCAAGAATATGGTAAGCTGATCTATCAAATCTGGAAAAAGAAAAATAGACAGTCCTTTTATTCGTGGAAAATGGACGAAACTTATATTAAAATTAAAGGGAAGTGGCATTATCTCTATCGTGCAATCGACTCAGAAGGCATGACACTGGATATTTGGCTAAGACGAAAGAGAAATACTCAGTCTGCTTATGCTTTCTTTAAACGACTATACAAGCAGTTTGGGGAACCGAAAGTTATCGTGACAGATAAAGCACCATCAATTGCTAGTGCTTTTAGGAAGTTACAAAAGCAGGGGCTATACAGCGAAACTGAGCACCGGACAGTCAAGTATCTCAATAACTTAATTGAGCAAGATCATAGACCTGTTAAACGTCGAAATAAACTTTATCAAAGTCTTCGTACTGCATCAACTACGATTAAGGGCATAGAAGCATTGAGAGGCATATACAAAAAGAACCGAAGAAATGGAACGCTCTTCGGCTTTTCGGCATCTAC
- a CDS encoding MerR family DNA-binding transcriptional regulator: protein MENKNYLTIGKLSSYSGIHIKALRYYESIGILHPALIDANNGYRYYSHAHIPYVKIIKLCADYGIPLGTFNDFIKSETEINLIEIIRKASNILELKEKQLKEDKQFLEYIQNEISLSQKLDSSINVDLEQTHEDFILIPFDDVFFSNKYYDTINKTISMLKDLEIEFFNRIGCYYSLQYGNYDKFLALKVRGHSSKLKNIKILHIDHVCVQAQHIEPDKITDELIRLKKLKQNSILILETYENPYNFSTPHLELRILLN, encoded by the coding sequence ATGGAAAATAAAAATTATTTGACTATAGGAAAACTTAGCAGCTATTCTGGTATACATATCAAGGCTTTAAGATATTATGAGTCTATCGGCATTTTACATCCAGCATTAATTGATGCTAATAATGGTTACCGCTATTACTCTCATGCACATATTCCATATGTGAAAATTATAAAATTATGTGCTGATTATGGAATTCCTCTAGGGACTTTTAACGACTTTATTAAGTCCGAAACTGAGATCAATTTGATCGAAATCATTAGAAAAGCTAGTAACATATTAGAATTAAAAGAAAAGCAATTAAAAGAGGATAAGCAATTTTTAGAATATATACAAAATGAAATAAGCTTATCTCAAAAACTAGACTCATCAATTAATGTTGATTTAGAGCAAACTCATGAGGATTTTATCTTGATACCTTTCGATGATGTATTTTTTTCAAATAAGTACTATGATACAATTAATAAAACTATCTCTATGTTGAAGGATTTAGAAATAGAATTTTTTAACCGAATTGGGTGTTATTATTCACTCCAGTATGGTAACTACGATAAATTTCTTGCCTTAAAAGTTCGGGGCCACTCATCAAAGTTAAAAAACATAAAAATTTTGCATATTGATCATGTCTGTGTTCAAGCACAACATATTGAACCTGATAAGATAACGGATGAATTAATTAGACTTAAAAAACTTAAGCAAAATTCTATATTAATTCTGGAAACTTACGAAAATCCGTACAACTTTTCAACGCCACATCTGGAATTAAGGATATTATTAAATTAA
- a CDS encoding heavy metal translocating P-type ATPase — protein sequence MKSLITALKEKRALRLYFIGIIIFIIGLLLPISSTVRVLISIIATILSGYHVMLEGIDDTIKETVKKKRFTPNTHILMTLAAIGAIFLGEAVEAALLIFIFAGAHFLEEYVEGKSKREITKLIELNPTEARLINNEGNIEVVSIDKLKIGDRLQVLNGAQVPTDGIILNGSTSIDESTINGESIPREKNVGDIVFGSTINGTGTFTMRVSKDSKDTVFSKILTMVEESQNNLSPTADFIKRFEPHYVNGVLVIFLALIIFSPMFLGWTLTETISRSLVFLVSASPCALAVAAIPATLAGISSLAKQGILFKGGNFLSNLINLKAVAFDKTGTLTEGKPKVVDFYFNPELDGESFRNTLVAMEKQSNHPLANAIVNKFEIQKVDYDIKVENELGTGLSATYQGESYRIAKPSAFKIVSQEWIEKQENFENEGKTVVFIAVNDKVEGLIAIQDTPQKTAISAIQYLNKNQIKTIMITGDAVLTGKAIGKQLGVRDVQANVMPDEKAKIINENKEKYGPTAMIGDGVNDAPALAVADVGIAMGDGTDVAIETADVVLMNNDLGNFVSAHKTSKRLKNIVTQNIIFALLVVLFLVYISLWKNTSVVLSITLHEGSTLVVLLNSLRLLLPNKKDIEGEL from the coding sequence ATGAAAAGCTTAATTACAGCTTTAAAAGAAAAGAGAGCATTACGCTTATATTTTATCGGAATAATAATTTTTATCATCGGATTATTACTCCCAATATCAAGTACAGTCAGAGTTTTAATTAGCATAATAGCAACTATTTTATCGGGATATCATGTAATGCTTGAAGGGATAGATGATACCATAAAAGAGACAGTCAAAAAGAAAAGATTTACTCCTAATACGCATATTTTAATGACACTTGCCGCAATAGGTGCAATTTTCTTAGGAGAAGCCGTTGAAGCTGCTCTACTAATCTTTATATTCGCAGGGGCACACTTTCTTGAAGAATATGTTGAGGGAAAAAGTAAACGGGAAATTACTAAACTAATAGAACTAAATCCTACGGAAGCTCGTTTAATTAATAATGAGGGAAATATAGAAGTAGTTTCGATTGATAAATTAAAAATAGGTGATAGACTTCAAGTTTTGAATGGAGCGCAAGTTCCAACTGATGGTATCATACTTAATGGTTCAACAAGCATTGATGAGTCAACCATAAATGGTGAAAGTATTCCTCGAGAAAAAAATGTTGGTGATATTGTTTTTGGTTCAACCATTAATGGTACAGGTACATTCACTATGAGAGTATCCAAGGATAGCAAGGATACAGTATTTTCTAAAATATTAACTATGGTTGAAGAGTCACAAAATAACCTTTCACCAACTGCCGATTTCATAAAACGTTTTGAACCACACTATGTCAACGGAGTATTAGTAATATTTTTAGCTTTAATTATATTTTCTCCAATGTTTTTAGGCTGGACATTAACGGAAACAATTTCAAGAAGTTTAGTCTTTCTAGTCTCTGCTTCACCATGTGCATTAGCTGTTGCTGCAATTCCTGCAACATTAGCTGGAATATCATCTTTAGCAAAACAAGGAATACTATTTAAAGGTGGTAATTTTCTTTCAAATTTAATTAATTTAAAAGCTGTCGCTTTTGATAAAACAGGAACATTGACAGAAGGAAAACCAAAAGTAGTAGATTTCTATTTTAATCCCGAACTTGATGGTGAATCCTTTAGAAATACATTAGTAGCAATGGAAAAGCAAAGTAATCACCCATTAGCAAATGCTATAGTTAATAAATTTGAAATTCAAAAAGTTGACTACGATATCAAAGTAGAAAATGAACTTGGGACAGGGTTGAGCGCAACCTACCAAGGAGAAAGCTATCGAATTGCTAAACCAAGTGCTTTTAAAATCGTAAGTCAAGAATGGATTGAAAAACAGGAAAACTTTGAAAATGAAGGAAAAACGGTGGTATTTATTGCTGTTAACGATAAAGTCGAAGGCTTAATAGCAATTCAAGATACTCCTCAAAAGACTGCAATTTCGGCAATTCAATATTTAAATAAGAATCAAATAAAGACTATTATGATAACTGGTGATGCAGTATTAACGGGAAAGGCAATTGGGAAACAGTTAGGCGTAAGAGATGTGCAGGCAAATGTAATGCCTGATGAAAAGGCAAAAATAATAAATGAAAATAAAGAAAAATATGGTCCAACCGCGATGATCGGAGATGGTGTGAATGATGCACCAGCACTTGCTGTAGCAGATGTAGGTATTGCGATGGGAGATGGCACGGATGTAGCTATAGAAACTGCAGATGTAGTATTAATGAATAATGACCTTGGTAATTTTGTGAGTGCACATAAAACTTCTAAAAGATTAAAAAATATTGTAACTCAAAATATAATATTTGCTTTATTAGTTGTTCTATTTTTAGTGTATATTAGTCTATGGAAAAATACCTCGGTGGTACTAAGCATAACATTGCATGAGGGAAGTACGCTGGTTGTTCTGCTAAATTCATTGAGATTATTATTGCCAAATAAAAAAGATATAGAAGGAGAGCTATAA